Part of the Panicum virgatum strain AP13 chromosome 4N, P.virgatum_v5, whole genome shotgun sequence genome is shown below.
gtcggttcatgcagcgaccgacgacggagcaccagcaggccgtgaagaggatcatccgctattttgcggggactctcgaccacggtctccactacccgaggtgccctggagcggcacacttcgtcgggtacagtgacagcgaccacgccggcgacattgacaccagcaagagcacgagcgggatcctcttcttcctcggcaagtgcctcgttagctggcagtcggtcaagcagcaggtggtggccttgtccagctgcgaggccgagtacatagcggcctccaccgcgtcgactcaggcgctctggctcgctcgactgcttggtgatctactcggcagagacactggatcagtggagctcagggtggacagcaagtccgctctggccttggcgaagaaccccgttttccacgaacggagcaagcacatccgggtgaggtatcacttcatccgaggctgcttggaggaaggaagcatcaaggcgagctacatcaacaccaaggatcagCTTGCTCCGTTATTTGGTAGGAAATACTCATGGGCAAGCTTAGCAGCTTACCTTGAAGCTAGGCTTGGTTTAATTTTATCGAATCATGACTTCACATCAGTATTTGCTCACAACAAACAGGATTTTGCTACCATCAAGGATGAAAAGTGCACTTGGGTTGCCGCAGAAGCCAACAATGAAGGAATAAGTCTATGTCATCTCGGTCTTTGTGGGTCTCCACCTAGGACAGGTTTCAGTTCTTCTTTTGACCAGCATCTCAGACCTTGCATGGTCCTTGCTGCGTGGTggttgctgcagctgcagcacattggcatcttagactagctTTAGCatctagaggacagcatctagAGGACAACAATTAGGACCTAGAGGACAACATCTTAGACTAGTCCTTGGTGTGTGTTTTGGCTGCCCTGCAGCCCTTGTATAAAAGCGTggccacccctcccgttggaaggtatggcattgtgagtgtgaatgaagaaaaacccagaaaacttccccaacttgagtgtcatcctctcagctcaatgagagtgaaaattgagctgctaacaAACAAGCTTTAGGAGTCCATACCACAAAATGACCTTGCTGTACTTTTCACATTTTCTCAATCTCAGTTGTACATGAACAGGTCGGCCTACAGGGCATTTTTCACTGGTTCTATCCCTTTTGAGCCATGGAAGCGAATTTGGAAATCTTGGGCACCGGGAAAATGCAAGACCTTCATGTGGTTGGCCATATGAAATCGATGTTGGACAGCTGACCGGTTACGAAAAAGAGGACTTCCTCATCCAGCTCATTGCCCCCTTTGTGAGCAGGAGGATGAGACAGTAAAACATCTCCTCACCTCATGCGTCTTTGCTAGACAATTCTGGTTCAACATCTTTCAACCATTGAATCTAACAAGCCTGGTTACCTCTTTGGCTGATTGGTGGAAGAAATCCTGGAGGAAAATCCCCAAGCAACATAGGAAGGGTTTCAACTCCTTAGTCATCCTTGGAGCATGGATTCTCTGGAAGCACAGAAATGCTTGTGTGTTTGATAAATCTGCTCCCAACCTACAGTCTGCACTACAAGCCTTTAAAGATGAATTACATTTATGGCAGGTCGCAGGTGCGAAGGGCCTTGCTGAACTCGGTGTTGGCCGAGGGCTTCAATAATGTGCAGTCCTTTTTGTGTGTTGGTCAGGTCCTTCAGTTTCTTCTTTTGTAATAGTTCGAGGTGTTAACTTAGTTCTACCAATCCCATTCTGGTCCAAGGTGGTTTTAGTTTCTTGTAATTGGAGTATTTATTctccttaatacaaagatacgcagctctcctgcgtgttcgagaagaaaaaaaagctgTACATGAACTCACAGTTCTGTTTCTTTCCTTCTGCTATTTACTAAAAAGAACAACAATACTTCTCCAAGACAGCCAAGGTTGCACCCGTCAATATAAATGGTTTGTATAACCATTCTTTACGAATGGGAGCAGTGGACTGATTTCCAGGTATTGGCCACGCAAAAACATGTTAAAAAACACGGAATAACTCATTGGACAGTCAAGCAAAGCACTGGTGGCCCACTACTGATCTATTCGAACCACTAGACCCCGGTGGCCTACTACTGCTCAATTCGAACCACAtacagctgcagctgcagggtcCGGAATCCGAAAGCACGGGCGCGCGACAAGCATTGGGGATTACGGCACGGGCGCTACGCTAGTGGGCCCCACGACCCTCGCGCACACAGACAAGCCGCATCTCATTTGGGTGTACGAGTGTTTGCGGTCGTTCAGGCACGCATACCTGAAGACAACGCGGGGTGTGGGCGCGTTGTCGAGGCCGCCGGCGGGTAAGGAgctggcgggcgcgggcgccgagCCGTCGCCACCACCGGGcgcggggggagggggcgctTTGCGGAGGAGATCGGCGACGCCCCACACGATGTTCATCGCCTCCGACCCAGGCCTAGCAGGGCATCGTCATCCCCCGCCTCGCCGATCGCGGAAGAGAAAAACCTAGGCGATCCGAATCGGACCCGGGATGCGCACTCAGATTTGAGGGAGCTCAGAGGAACGCGATCGCGATCGCGCAGGGGAGATTCGCGAGCAGGAATAGGGAATTCTGTGTGGGATCGACGCGCGCGCGCGACCTCGCCTATGTTTAGAGCGCGAAATGTGGGGAGGAGCGTGCGATTTGTGAGGGGAGAGGAAGAGGTTTAGGGGGAGCTTTGCAAAATGATCCAACTAATCCGGCCGTTATCTATTTTTGAAACCGTTTGCTTCTCTAGGAAGGTTGCGCCTTCTTGCTTTCTACGCTACACGACTACGAAGACGTATTCTTCGTTGTACGTATTGTTCAGGTCCAGCCCTTCTTCAGATTTTGGCACGCATTCCAGTTCCAGTGAGTAGTGGTTGACACCGGCAGCTTTGAAGCCGCCGTCTTCTCTTCAGAAAAGATGAGAAATCTGACTGTACAAAATCTTTCAGGTCATTATGAATAAATAACGCCGATCAGTAAATATCATTAAGGAAGTGAGAACTGAGAATGCTTCCCATACAATAAATTCACTGCAAAATGTTTTAACTACAATTGCTAAAAAAAATATGGGTGGAAGTGGAACAACGCCACAGTGGAACTCTGCTCAGCAATCTGAGCTTCCCGATGTATCTCTACCCTCAAGTCCTCAACTGATCCTCACAGGTTTCGGTCACCCTTTCGTGACAGGAAACAGGGCCCTTCAGTTCAGAGCTTCTGATTCAGAGAGGCCTGGTTCGGCGTCCAGAAGCCCGGCCGCAGAGCAGCGCGTTCTTCGGGATCGGGTTCTCGTCCCGCCACGAGTTCGCCGGCGAGTACACCCGGAGGTAGAACTGCTGGCCGAGGTATTGCCGGGCCCAGCTCTCCGACCTCACGTTCCACATCCCCACGTTGTCCAGTGGCATGTAGATGGCGGTCCATGACTGAGGGTACACCTGAAAAGGTAAGAACATGTAAGAGAAGTGAACTGATGGTGTTGTTCAGCCATCAGAACAACTTTGCAGGCACAATTGTTTCTTGTTATGGCATGGTAACAATGACGCGAATCATGATGGTAATTGCATTTTTCATGAATATGAGTAGATCAAGGTGAATTATGGCGAGTGACTGCCATAACTATACCTGCAAGGTGTACCGAGCAATGGCGTCTCTGAGGTTGTAACCCTGACGACTAGCCGGTGTCCATTGCCCTCCATCCATCCTGATCATCAGGAAACAAATCACCTCTTCTTCAGTCATTCAGTCACCAGTGATATTAAAAATGTCAGGATTGTAAGAACGGAATTAGGAAATGCACCCGACAACCCAGAACGCATAACCGTCAATGTGCCATGACTGCACAAAGTTCTCGGCGTTCTCAAAGATGATCTCAACATATTCCCGCATGTTGGCTGCCATAACAGATGTCTGGAGGTAGGCACCGCCACTGGTAGGGTTGTCAGGCATGCTGCCCAGCGTGAACACTCCCGAAATGTTGTAAAAATCGGCAACCTTGAGAGGAGTGTCAGCCGGGATGAAGGAGATACTGTTAACTGCATATCTCAGCTTGCCATTGATGGTTGCCCGTGAGTTGGCGAGTCTGATAGTTCGTGTCGTGTTGACAAGACCATAGTGGTATGAACCTTGAGGGTTTGGCCTTGGTCCACTCGCTGTCAGATTCCACCTGTTCAGAGGTAGGCAACAAAAGTTATGAAATGCTTGCATCTTCCGCTCTTTGTAATAATTGATGTATTTGACTTCAGTATTTGGGAATGTTGTTAGGTGTGACATCCAAAACAAAGTTGTTTGGGCAAGATAAGATTCTCTTTGAGAATCATGACATGCTTACCGAATTGATCTAGCCTGGTTGAGAGAAAAATCGATCTCGGTTGTAGGCGCTGGGGGAGGCGGTACTGTTGCAGCCCCATTTGCATTGCTGTAGTGCAGGATGGCTGTGGTGGTGAGCACAGGGGTGATAAAACGTGTCGAGACAATTATGGAGTAGTCTGCCGGTGGTTGATCAGCAGTAACAAGGAATGAGTAGGATTGGCCTAGATGGATATCAATGGATGTGAAAGTGGTCTGCATGGTGTGAGATCCCTCCACCTCAACCAGGAGCATGGAATGGCCTTGAATCCTAATATTCACTGATGTTGCAATGCCCACATTCGATACCCGAAAACGGTATGTTTTCCCTGGCAAGATAGCGTCAAGAAAGTTTAGTGCAACTGTCCATATAAAGATGAACTTATCGGACATTTAGTTCATATTTACTCAATGAGTTTACCTTGGTCCACTGTAAATCTATTGCCATTCGAGCCTTGTCCATTAATAAGAAGC
Proteins encoded:
- the LOC120668452 gene encoding L-ascorbate oxidase homolog — protein: MEPRSSSSSALAAAALLLASSLLLAARADDPYRFYTWNVTFGDIYPLGVKQEGILINGQFPGPQIEAVTNDNIIVNVFNNLPVPFLLSWQGIQQRRSSWQDGVYGTNCPIPPGGNFTYNMQFKDQIGSYYYFPSLLFHKAAGGYGGIRVLSRPRIPVPFDPPAGDFTILAGDWFKLNHTDLKGILDSGNDLSFPDGLLINGQGSNGNRFTVDQGKTYRFRVSNVGIATSVNIRIQGHSMLLVEVEGSHTMQTTFTSIDIHLGQSYSFLVTADQPPADYSIIVSTRFITPVLTTTAILHYSNANGAATVPPPPAPTTEIDFSLNQARSIRWNLTASGPRPNPQGSYHYGLVNTTRTIRLANSRATINGKLRYAVNSISFIPADTPLKVADFYNISGVFTLGSMPDNPTSGGAYLQTSVMAANMREYVEIIFENAENFVQSWHIDGYAFWVVGMDGGQWTPASRQGYNLRDAIARYTLQVYPQSWTAIYMPLDNVGMWNVRSESWARQYLGQQFYLRVYSPANSWRDENPIPKNALLCGRASGRRTRPL